The Pseudocalidococcus azoricus BACA0444 genome includes a region encoding these proteins:
- a CDS encoding thiol-disulfide oxidoreductase DCC family protein has product MTATTPPLAPSITLPAVVIYDGNCNFCVTFVKLLEQWDQGQRFVYVPMQDEATLAQWHITPAACQAGMILLDPAHPQAYVQGSAAAEEITRLLPGGNGLIAAYRNWATLKGLGDATYATLRDHRYAWFGGRSQTYRSPYPAPACGGNCSPITAVSSGPDQPSPSPTSPQPFDDELPPE; this is encoded by the coding sequence ATGACTGCAACCACTCCTCCCCTAGCCCCAAGTATCACCCTGCCAGCGGTCGTCATTTATGATGGCAACTGTAATTTCTGTGTCACCTTTGTCAAACTGTTGGAGCAATGGGATCAGGGGCAACGCTTTGTTTATGTTCCAATGCAGGATGAAGCCACCCTAGCCCAATGGCACATCACCCCAGCAGCTTGCCAGGCCGGCATGATTTTGTTGGATCCGGCTCATCCCCAAGCCTATGTTCAAGGGAGTGCTGCGGCTGAGGAAATTACCCGTTTATTACCTGGTGGAAATGGTTTAATTGCGGCCTATCGAAATTGGGCCACCCTCAAGGGCCTGGGAGATGCAACCTACGCCACCCTCCGCGATCACCGCTATGCCTGGTTTGGGGGCCGCAGTCAGACCTATAGATCTCCCTATCCCGCCCCGGCCTGTGGGGGAAATTGCTCACCGATTACAGCCGTGTCATCTGGCCCAGATCAACCTTCACCCAGCCCAACCTCTCCCCAGCCCTTTGACGATGAACTACCGCCAGAGTAA
- a CDS encoding aldehyde dehydrogenase family protein: MTILTPDFQILDSSLDQLQARKSQWPNVPIPARIRIIQQLIQGITAVAEDWANTSCQLKGIDPHGNLAGEEWTTGPAAILIQLQQLIVTLQAEGQPQPPQWRTGPQGQDIAQVLPANWQEKFIWFGYRAEVWLEPGKPRTQGKIYRQPPGPGGVALVLGAGNISSIAPLDVLYKLFAENQVVILKMNPLNAALGPYLERAWRALIEAGYLAIVYGGAEVGDYLCQHPSVESVHITGSQATHDLIVWGKTKAEQTENKQNQTPRLQKTITSELGNITPVVLIPGQWSASELEFQARQVVSLLTHNASFNCVGAQVLVISQAWPQKQEFLSRIQQILAQTPQRKAYYPGAKERYHHFLSHYPQAKVITSPSNGLTPDEAIPWTLIPNIPDQAGEFFLEQEVFCGILGIVALNAADTPTFLQLMVDCLNQRVQGTLGCNLIIDPRTETEYQPEFDQAISELDYGTITINLWAAVAFSLGVTPWGAFPKHDLEAAGSGLGFVHNTFLFDYPQKSVIHAPFMIVPTPAWFVDHRNLLALSKALVHYYANPNLGTILPLIWAGLWG, from the coding sequence ATGACGATTTTGACTCCAGATTTTCAAATCCTAGACAGCAGCTTAGATCAACTCCAGGCCCGCAAGTCTCAATGGCCCAACGTGCCAATCCCAGCGCGAATTAGGATTATCCAGCAATTGATTCAGGGCATTACCGCAGTGGCTGAGGATTGGGCTAACACCAGTTGTCAGCTTAAAGGCATAGACCCCCATGGCAACCTGGCTGGAGAAGAGTGGACAACCGGCCCCGCGGCAATTCTGATTCAGCTCCAACAGTTAATTGTCACCCTCCAGGCCGAGGGCCAACCCCAACCTCCCCAATGGCGCACCGGCCCCCAAGGTCAGGATATTGCCCAAGTCTTACCGGCCAATTGGCAAGAGAAGTTTATTTGGTTTGGCTATCGGGCTGAAGTTTGGTTAGAGCCGGGCAAACCTCGGACTCAGGGGAAAATTTATCGCCAACCACCGGGGCCGGGGGGAGTAGCCTTAGTTTTGGGGGCCGGGAATATTAGCTCCATTGCCCCGTTAGATGTCCTGTATAAACTCTTCGCCGAAAACCAAGTTGTGATTCTGAAAATGAATCCCTTAAATGCAGCCTTGGGGCCATATCTGGAACGGGCCTGGCGGGCGTTGATCGAGGCCGGGTATCTGGCCATTGTCTATGGGGGGGCAGAAGTTGGGGACTATCTGTGTCAGCATCCCAGTGTTGAGTCCGTCCATATTACCGGTTCCCAGGCCACCCATGATCTGATTGTTTGGGGGAAAACAAAAGCCGAACAAACGGAAAATAAACAAAACCAAACCCCCCGCCTCCAAAAAACCATTACCTCCGAATTGGGCAATATTACCCCAGTGGTGCTTATCCCCGGGCAATGGTCAGCCTCCGAGTTGGAGTTCCAGGCCCGGCAAGTCGTGAGTTTATTAACCCATAATGCCAGTTTTAATTGTGTCGGCGCGCAAGTTTTGGTCATCAGTCAGGCCTGGCCCCAAAAACAGGAATTCCTGAGTCGCATCCAGCAAATTTTGGCCCAAACCCCGCAACGCAAGGCCTATTATCCTGGGGCCAAAGAACGTTATCACCACTTTTTAAGCCACTATCCCCAGGCCAAGGTGATCACCAGTCCTAGCAATGGGTTAACCCCAGACGAGGCAATTCCTTGGACGCTCATTCCCAATATTCCCGATCAGGCCGGGGAGTTTTTCCTAGAGCAGGAAGTTTTTTGTGGAATCTTAGGAATTGTTGCCCTCAATGCTGCTGATACTCCCACTTTTCTCCAGTTAATGGTGGACTGTCTGAATCAACGGGTTCAAGGCACCTTAGGATGTAACTTAATCATTGATCCGCGGACAGAAACGGAATATCAACCAGAATTTGACCAGGCCATTAGTGAGTTGGACTATGGCACGATTACGATTAATCTTTGGGCTGCCGTTGCCTTTTCTCTGGGAGTGACACCTTGGGGGGCTTTTCCAAAACATGACCTAGAAGCGGCTGGCTCTGGCCTGGGGTTTGTCCACAACACCTTTCTGTTTGACTATCCCCAGAAGTCAGTGATTCACGCCCCCTTTATGATTGTCCCGACCCCGGCCTGGTTTGTGGATCATCGTAATTTGTTAGCACTTTCAAAAGCTCTGGTTCATTACTATGCCAATCCCAACCTTGGGACAATTTTGCCGTTAATTTGGGCGGGATTATGGGGGTAG
- the clpS gene encoding ATP-dependent Clp protease adapter ClpS: MSVQTIEKTSTVRKLAPRYRVLLHNDDFNSMEHVVETLLKTVPSLTQPQAVDIMMEAHTNGVALVITCALEHAEFYCEALKMAGLTSTIEPDE, from the coding sequence ATGTCTGTGCAAACCATTGAAAAAACATCTACAGTTCGGAAACTTGCGCCCCGTTATCGGGTGTTGCTCCATAACGATGACTTTAATTCAATGGAACATGTGGTGGAAACCCTGCTGAAAACAGTCCCCAGTCTGACCCAACCCCAGGCCGTGGACATCATGATGGAAGCCCATACCAATGGTGTGGCCCTCGTGATTACCTGTGCCTTGGAACATGCTGAGTTTTATTGTGAAGCTCTGAAAATGGCTGGATTGACAAGTACCATTGAACCGGACGAATAA
- a CDS encoding glycogen debranching protein, which translates to MEQLSDTTIWVCEQLDPSGLLYACIACCDQAQGEECQHSFEENLTPEQKSAGWLTRLRTVKTWDDVPASALKLS; encoded by the coding sequence ATGGAGCAGTTATCTGATACAACAATTTGGGTGTGTGAACAGCTAGACCCCTCTGGGTTACTCTATGCCTGTATTGCTTGCTGTGACCAGGCCCAAGGGGAGGAATGTCAACACTCCTTTGAAGAAAACCTGACCCCAGAACAAAAGTCTGCTGGCTGGCTGACCCGCTTACGCACCGTGAAAACTTGGGATGATGTGCCGGCATCAGCGTTGAAGCTCAGTTAA
- a CDS encoding mechanosensitive ion channel domain-containing protein — protein sequence MIAVNFRFFLILALIPLLVAAKKSDVTTNWMAVFADLLLMTGLVGVAVALDRLVLGRGWQSLERLLIQKIHPNQRAWLKFGSGLLRQAGRIILWIALVTTIIRLSVALQPLEQPLGNLVSWAGLEISLLFNRPLLDLGRNKISLGFLVLLIVLSVAVFFTSHWLSEWFKRSVLRGLEVERGAQETITRIISYCLTLIGLMILLQTAGLDLSSLTVVAGVLGIGIGFGLQNLASNFVSGLAILIEQPIKVGDFIEVDGLSGTVEKISIRSTVVRTNDSQFVIVPNNRFIERNVINWSYQSPESRLHIPVGVAYGSNTGQVTEALLNAARKDSRILLYPPPCVWFRGFGDNAYLFELLVWINRPQDAEPIRSALNFLIEQELQRQGIQIPFPQRDIYLHGLEGSSKNLTSAVQKLRNQAPETSPATPTRQHRELRNMLRKVSYFGQCTDQQLDLLIEQGKPRTYRTGTVIFRPGDPSHEIYLIISGSVEIRSERLNQSLATCHGGESFGDVTVLTGMARLSTVIAVESCNVFVINLQSLKNLLQEDPQLAESIANDLSARQQVLQELGFMSEDGNNDRPLPSFAWFRQRLQALFNV from the coding sequence ATGATTGCTGTTAACTTTCGTTTTTTCCTCATCTTGGCGTTGATTCCCCTCCTAGTTGCTGCCAAGAAGTCAGATGTCACGACCAATTGGATGGCGGTCTTTGCCGATTTGCTGTTAATGACCGGCCTGGTGGGCGTGGCTGTTGCCCTCGATCGATTGGTGTTGGGTCGGGGCTGGCAATCCCTGGAGCGGCTCCTGATTCAAAAAATTCATCCTAACCAGCGGGCCTGGCTGAAATTTGGTTCGGGGTTATTGCGCCAGGCCGGGCGAATTATTCTCTGGATTGCCTTAGTAACAACAATTATCCGTCTGAGTGTCGCCCTGCAACCCCTAGAGCAGCCCCTGGGGAATTTGGTTAGCTGGGCTGGGCTGGAAATTAGCCTGTTATTTAATCGCCCCCTCTTGGATTTGGGCCGCAATAAAATATCCCTAGGATTTTTAGTCCTACTGATTGTTCTGAGTGTGGCGGTTTTCTTTACCTCCCATTGGCTAAGCGAATGGTTTAAGCGCAGTGTTCTCCGCGGCCTGGAGGTTGAACGGGGGGCCCAAGAAACCATTACCCGGATCATTAGCTATTGCCTCACCTTAATTGGCTTGATGATTTTGCTCCAAACAGCCGGGCTGGATCTCAGTTCCCTGACGGTCGTTGCTGGGGTCTTGGGGATTGGGATTGGCTTTGGCCTCCAGAATTTAGCCAGTAATTTTGTCAGTGGCCTGGCGATTTTGATTGAACAACCAATTAAAGTTGGCGATTTTATTGAAGTTGATGGCCTATCAGGCACAGTCGAGAAGATTTCGATTCGCTCTACAGTCGTGCGCACCAATGATAGCCAATTTGTGATTGTCCCCAATAATCGTTTTATTGAACGAAATGTGATTAACTGGAGCTACCAAAGTCCCGAAAGTCGGCTCCATATTCCGGTCGGAGTTGCCTATGGGAGTAACACGGGCCAAGTTACAGAAGCTTTACTGAATGCGGCCCGGAAAGATTCCCGAATTTTGTTATATCCACCGCCCTGTGTCTGGTTTCGGGGCTTTGGTGATAACGCCTATCTGTTTGAACTGTTGGTGTGGATCAATCGCCCCCAAGACGCGGAACCGATTAGAAGTGCCTTGAATTTTTTGATTGAGCAGGAACTCCAACGCCAAGGGATCCAAATTCCTTTTCCCCAACGGGATATTTATTTACATGGACTTGAGGGTAGTTCTAAGAACTTGACCAGTGCCGTGCAAAAACTTCGCAACCAGGCCCCGGAAACCAGCCCAGCCACTCCAACCCGTCAACACCGGGAATTACGGAATATGCTCAGGAAGGTGAGTTATTTTGGCCAATGTACGGATCAGCAATTGGATTTACTCATTGAACAAGGCAAGCCTCGCACCTATCGCACTGGGACTGTCATTTTTCGCCCTGGAGATCCCAGCCATGAAATCTATTTGATCATTTCCGGCAGTGTAGAGATTCGTTCAGAACGATTAAACCAAAGTTTGGCCACCTGCCATGGGGGAGAAAGTTTTGGGGATGTCACCGTCTTAACTGGCATGGCCCGTCTATCTACTGTGATTGCGGTTGAGTCTTGTAATGTCTTTGTGATTAATTTGCAATCCTTAAAGAATCTCCTCCAAGAAGATCCCCAACTCGCCGAAAGTATTGCCAATGATTTATCAGCCCGGCAACAAGTCCTCCAAGAACTGGGGTTTATGAGTGAAGATGGAAATAATGACCGTCCTCTCCCTTCCTTTGCTTGGTTTCGTCAGCGTCTCCAGGCCCTCTTTAATGTCTAA
- a CDS encoding ankyrin repeat domain-containing protein translates to MAASVPSQSVLESLIIALENDNSGAVADALGTGLDPNSVNAEGIPLLALAAEVGAVESVKLLLAAGATVDQGDGDHWTPLMAAAGGNYLEIVELLLGAGADVNAQTSFGLTPLMAAAAKGQLATTEFLLKAGANLGARDQNSWTALVWALEAGHTEVVQALKAARAKLVG, encoded by the coding sequence ATGGCGGCATCAGTCCCTAGCCAATCGGTCTTGGAATCTTTAATTATCGCCCTGGAAAATGATAATAGTGGGGCTGTGGCTGATGCCCTAGGAACAGGCCTAGACCCGAATAGTGTCAATGCGGAGGGGATTCCCCTATTGGCGTTGGCCGCAGAGGTGGGCGCAGTGGAATCCGTGAAGCTACTATTAGCCGCTGGGGCAACTGTTGATCAAGGGGATGGGGATCATTGGACTCCCCTGATGGCAGCGGCCGGGGGCAATTACCTGGAGATTGTCGAACTCCTCTTGGGGGCTGGGGCTGATGTCAATGCTCAAACGAGCTTTGGATTAACCCCCCTAATGGCGGCCGCAGCTAAAGGACAATTGGCAACGACAGAGTTTCTCTTAAAAGCGGGGGCCAACCTGGGAGCGCGCGATCAAAATTCTTGGACAGCCTTGGTCTGGGCCTTGGAAGCAGGGCATACTGAAGTTGTCCAGGCCCTCAAGGCTGCCCGTGCCAAACTGGTGGGATGA
- the thyD gene encoding thylakoid membrane protein ThyD translates to MKIAVTGGTGLVGTRLITRLQAQGDDCLLLTRDPVKATAQFPRVEVVAYTPQTSGAWQQAIAGCDAVINLAGEPLAQGRWTPARKQEILNSRQVGTAKLVEAIAQANPRPPVLISTSAIGYYGTSETATFTETSPAGQDFLASVCQAWEMEAAKVSALGTRLVILRFGIVLGLGGALGQMLPTFKLFAGGPIGSGRQWFSWIHQDDLVNIMLQALQDGQMAGIYNATAPTPQRMTDFCQTLGQVMGRPSWLPVPDFVLELLLGEAAQVVLEGQQVLPQRLQAVGFRFKFPDAQAALADILKEDA, encoded by the coding sequence ATGAAAATTGCAGTTACTGGCGGCACTGGCCTCGTTGGCACCCGACTAATCACCCGACTCCAGGCCCAGGGCGATGATTGTTTATTGTTAACGCGGGATCCAGTCAAAGCAACAGCCCAATTTCCCCGAGTGGAAGTTGTGGCCTATACCCCCCAAACCTCCGGGGCCTGGCAGCAGGCGATTGCGGGTTGTGATGCGGTGATTAATTTAGCCGGTGAACCCTTGGCCCAAGGTCGTTGGACTCCAGCCCGTAAGCAAGAAATTCTCAATAGCCGTCAAGTCGGGACTGCAAAACTTGTCGAAGCTATTGCCCAGGCCAATCCCCGGCCACCAGTTTTGATTAGTACCTCGGCCATTGGCTATTACGGAACCAGCGAAACAGCCACCTTCACGGAAACGAGTCCAGCCGGCCAGGATTTTCTAGCCTCGGTCTGCCAGGCCTGGGAAATGGAAGCCGCAAAAGTTAGCGCATTGGGAACCCGATTGGTAATTTTACGCTTTGGGATTGTCCTGGGCCTGGGGGGGGCATTGGGGCAGATGTTACCCACCTTCAAGCTGTTTGCGGGTGGCCCCATTGGTTCAGGGCGACAATGGTTTTCTTGGATTCATCAAGATGATTTAGTAAACATCATGCTCCAGGCCCTTCAGGATGGGCAAATGGCAGGAATCTACAATGCCACGGCCCCTACCCCGCAACGGATGACGGATTTTTGTCAAACTCTGGGGCAAGTAATGGGGCGGCCCTCTTGGCTACCCGTGCCGGATTTTGTCTTGGAGTTACTCTTAGGGGAAGCGGCCCAGGTTGTTCTAGAAGGACAACAGGTTTTACCCCAACGGCTCCAAGCAGTGGGTTTTAGGTTCAAGTTTCCCGATGCCCAGGCGGCTTTGGCCGACATTCTCAAGGAGGATGCTTAG
- a CDS encoding Fe(3+) ABC transporter substrate-binding protein produces the protein MDKLTRRGVLGLGAAATAYLAHELYRGGSGWDEADAANPQIAQANRVLNLYSARHYDTDKALYTGFTQATGIRVNVIEAEADALIERIRNEGANSPADVLMTVDAGRLWRAQEQGVFQPIQSAVLNRAVPANLRDPQGNWYGLSRRARVLIYNKARVKPSQLSTYEALVNPQWRKQVLTRSSSNVYSQSLTGALIAIHGVPKVESWAKGLVANFARSPQGGDTDQIRAVAAGIGSVAIANHYYLVRLMESSKSEDRDVAAKVGLFFPNQKAQGTHVNICGAGVAKGAPNRAAAIRFLEYLVSPKAQAMFAQGNFEFPVVRGVPLYPAVAKLGNFKAETVSAAVFGRNNPEALRLMDRAGWR, from the coding sequence ATGGACAAGTTGACCCGACGCGGCGTATTAGGGTTGGGTGCTGCGGCAACGGCATATTTAGCCCACGAACTCTATCGAGGTGGGTCAGGTTGGGATGAGGCTGATGCTGCTAATCCTCAGATTGCCCAAGCCAATCGGGTCCTCAACCTCTATTCGGCTCGCCACTACGACACGGACAAAGCCCTTTACACCGGATTTACCCAGGCGACTGGGATTCGCGTCAATGTGATTGAGGCTGAGGCGGACGCTTTAATCGAGCGGATCAGAAATGAAGGGGCCAACAGTCCGGCGGATGTGCTGATGACCGTAGATGCAGGTCGGTTGTGGCGGGCCCAAGAGCAAGGGGTGTTTCAGCCTATTCAGTCGGCGGTTTTGAATCGGGCTGTACCTGCCAATTTACGGGATCCCCAAGGCAACTGGTATGGACTATCCCGCCGGGCCCGGGTGTTGATTTACAACAAAGCTCGGGTTAAGCCCAGTCAACTCTCCACCTATGAAGCCCTTGTAAATCCCCAATGGCGAAAACAAGTTTTAACGCGATCATCTAGCAATGTTTATAGCCAATCTTTGACAGGAGCTCTCATTGCAATTCACGGTGTGCCGAAGGTTGAATCCTGGGCCAAAGGCTTAGTCGCCAACTTTGCCCGCTCTCCCCAAGGTGGTGATACAGATCAAATTCGGGCTGTTGCGGCAGGGATTGGTTCAGTGGCCATTGCTAACCATTACTATCTGGTCCGGTTAATGGAGTCGAGTAAGTCAGAGGATCGGGACGTGGCTGCCAAGGTCGGGCTGTTTTTCCCCAATCAAAAAGCTCAGGGAACCCATGTGAATATCTGCGGGGCTGGCGTTGCCAAGGGAGCACCAAACCGAGCGGCGGCAATTCGCTTTTTGGAATATCTCGTTAGCCCCAAAGCCCAGGCCATGTTTGCCCAAGGGAACTTTGAATTTCCAGTTGTCCGAGGTGTTCCGCTTTATCCTGCGGTCGCCAAGCTCGGAAATTTCAAAGCCGAAACCGTGAGTGCAGCCGTATTTGGCCGGAACAATCCTGAAGCACTGCGGTTAATGGATCGGGCTGGCTGGCGTTAG
- a CDS encoding YggT family protein, with protein MQPLEWINLGLGLVLGLLTLLFILRIVLTWYPQANLGQFPFNWVATPTEPFLVPTRKIIPPIGGVDISPVIWVAIISLLRELLVGEQGLLYLLWR; from the coding sequence ATGCAGCCACTTGAATGGATTAACTTGGGTCTGGGCCTGGTCTTGGGGCTGTTGACGTTGTTGTTTATTTTACGCATCGTTTTAACCTGGTATCCCCAGGCCAACTTGGGACAATTTCCCTTTAATTGGGTTGCGACACCAACGGAACCTTTTTTAGTCCCGACCCGGAAAATTATTCCTCCCATTGGTGGTGTGGATATTAGCCCGGTGATTTGGGTGGCGATTATTAGTCTATTGCGGGAATTATTAGTCGGTGAACAGGGATTGCTCTACTTACTCTGGCGGTAG